ACCCCCGCCCCCGGGCGCGCCCCGAGGGCCTGCTCCTCGTCGGCACGGGGGTGGCCTCCGCCACCTACCCGGTGATGGCCGGCCCGGCGCGGGCGGAAGCCCACGCGACTCCCGACGGCCACTTCGTCGTCCGCATCAACGCCACCGACATCGGCACCGGCGCCCGTACCGTCCTCGCCCAGGTCGCCGCCGAAGCACTCCGCGTCCCCCTGGACCGCGTACGCGCCGAAGTGGGCAACAGCGACCTGCCGTCCGCGCCCCTGGCCGGCGGTTCCTCCGGTACGGCGTCCTGGGGCTGGGCCGTCCACGAGGCGTGTACGCGGCTGGCCTCGACGCTGGCCGAACACACCGGCCCCCTGCCGGACGAGGGACTGCGCACCCAGGCCGACACGGCGGGCACCGCCGACGCCGACAGCCCCTACGCCCGGCACGCCTTCGGCGCCCACTTCGCCGAGGTCACGGTCGACACGGTGACCGGAGAGGTCCGGGTACGCCGACTCCTGGGCGTCTATGCCGCCGGACACATCCTCAACGCCCGGACCGCCCGCTCCCAGTTCGTCGGCGCCATGACCATGGGGCTCGGCATGGCACTGACCGAGGGCAGCACCATGGACGCCGCGTCCGGCGACTTCGTGGAGTCCGACCTCGCCGCCTACCACGTCCCGGCCCACGCCGACGTGCCCGACATCGAGGCGCACTGGATCGACGAGGACGACCCCCATCTCAACCCGATGGGCAGCAAGGGCATCGGCGAGATCGGCATCGTCGGCACGGCCGCCGCCATCGGCAACGCCGTCCACCACGCGACAGGCGTCCGCCACCGCGAACTGCCCCTGACCCCGGACCGGGTCCTCGCGGGACTGGCCGAGAGGACAGCCGGACAGGGCACGGCAGGCAGCGGCGGTCCCGCCGGACCCTGGTGACCCCTACCCCGGCAGGGTGAGGCACCGACCGGCGGCGGTCCGCATACTCGGTGTCATGAACGAGCACGGGCACCTCGCCGAGTTCCTCCAGGCACGCCGGAGCCGACTGCGCCCCGAGGACGTCGGGTTGCGGACCTACGGCGAGCGGCGCCGGGTGCCCGGGCTGCGCCGGGAGGAACTGGCGATGCTCGCCGGCATCAGCGCGCCCTACTACACCCGCCTGGAACAGGGCCAGTCACGCAACGCCTCACGCGAGGTGCTCGACGCCGTGGCGAACGCGCTGCGCCTCGACGACTCCGAACGGGCCCACCTGCACACCCTGGCCGGTGCGCCGAGGCGGCGCGGGCCCGGCGCACGGCCGCGCCCCGAACGCGTCACCCCCGCGACGAGCGCACTGCTGGCGTCCCTCGACGGCACGCCCGCCCTCGTGCTCGGCCGCCGCAGCGACGTCCTGGCCTGGAACCGGCCGGGACACGGGCTGTTCGCGGGACACCTCGACCCGGACAGCCCGAACGACCCGGGCGGCGCATCAGGTCCGCCGGGCTCGGGCGGGCCGGGGCGACGGCCGAACATGGCCAGGCTGGTGTTCCTGGACGCGCACACCCGCGACCTGTACGCCGACTGGCCCGCCAAGGCCAGGGCCGTCGTGGGCAATCTGCGGCTGACCGCCGGCCGGTACCCGGACGACCCCCTGCTGGCCGCGCTGATCGGTGAACTGACCATGCGCAGCCGGGAGTTCGCCACGCTGTGGGCCGACCACCGGGTGCTCGCCTGCGATGTCGCCGCCTACGAGATGCGCCATCCGCTGGTCGGGACGGTGACCGTCACCCAGCAGACACTGCAGAGCCCGCAGGGGGACGGGCCGGCCTTGGTGGTGGCCACCGCCGACCCCGGCTCCCCGTCCGCGGCGGCCCTGGCGCTGCTCGCCCATGCCACCGCGCCCCGGGAAACGGATCGCCCCCACCGCGGCGCCGCAACCCGCCCCGCCTGACCCGCACCTGCGTCCCCCACCTTCTGATCCGCCTCACCTGATCCGCCCCGCCCGACCTCAGGTGGGCGCCCTCGACCTCGGCACCGCACCGCGGCTGCCGCATGCCCGAAACCGGAGTAGGAACCATGTCGAACCGCCTGTCGAACTCCACGTCGAACTCCATCGCGAACTCCGCGTCGAACCGACGTATCAAGACACTCATGGCCGCCGTCGCGGTGGCCGCGGCCACCCTCGCCTCGGCCCTGCCGGCCGACGCCACGCCCACCCGGACCGCCCGTGAACCGCTCACCGACATACGGCTCGCCGCCCACTTCGACGTGTCCGCGGGCCAACTGCCGGAGAACATCGCCCTGTTGCCCGACGGCACCGCGGCCGTCACCTTCGCGGCGAGCCGGCAGGTCGCCGAGGTGAGCCCGCGGGGCACGACCCGCGTCCTCGCGACGCTGCCCGCACCCGCCGACGGCGGAACCGGCACCCCCGCCCTCGGCTTCCCCCTCGCCACCGGGATCGCCCGCACCCCGGACGGCACCCTGTACGTGCTGTACGCGACCGGTACGGCCGACCTCACCGGGCTGTGGCGGCTGCGCCCCGGGCAGTCCCCGCAGCGCATCGCCGCACTGCCCGCGGACGGCCTGCCCAACGGGCTGGCCCTGGACGAACGCGGCAAGCACCTCTACATCACCGACTCGGTGCTCGGCACGGTGTGGACCGTCCCCGTCACCGGCGGCACCCCCACCGCCTGGTCCACCGCGCCCGAACTCGCCTCCACCGGTTTCCTCGGGGCCAACGGAGCCAAGGTGCACGGCGGCGCGCTCTGGGTGACCAACCTCGACCGGGGCACCCTCCTGCGCATTCCGATCCGCCCGGGGAACCGCGCGGGCGCCCCGCAGGTCAAGGCGTCGGACCCGGACCTGGTCGGCATCGACGACTTCGCCTTCACCGGACACGGCGACGACGTCCTGGCCACGCTGAACACCACGAACAGGGTCGTGCGCATCCGGCCCGACGGCGCCACGGCCACGGTCCTGGACACCGCCGACGGACTCCAGAACCCCAGCTCCGTGGCGCTGCGCGGCAAGGAGGTGTACGTGATCAGCGCCGCCTATGCCACGGCCACCGACCCCAACCTGCTGCGCGCCCGTCTGCGCGGCCACCGGTAGAGCCCGGCCACCACCCCCCGCCCCAGGACGGAACCGCGGCGCCCCACGGCGGCATGATGGCGTCATGCGCATCCACATCGAAGCCGTCGACCTCCCGGGCCGGACCCATCCCGTGCCCACCAGCCGCAACGGCCCGTTGGAGATCCGCGACCTGTACGTCGCCGTCCAGCGCCGCGACCGGCCGGGCGAACTGCTCGACCCGCACCCGGGGGACGCGCCGTCGGCGACCTGGACCCTGGAGTGCACGGCGACGGCCACGGCGACCGGCACCGAGGTGCGGGGCCCGTACGTGCAGGACCGGATGGGCCGCCGGTTCGTCTACCTGTCCTGGGGCACGGTCGACGAGGCGGGTGTCTTCTCGATGTTCCGGCGCGCCAAGCTCATGCTCGACATGGTCCCCGCGGACGTGCTCGCGGAGGCCGCCCGCGCGGGTGTGCTCGTGGCGCGCCTGGGCCTGACCGACCCGCAGGGCGGCCCCCTGTGCGCACGGGTCGTACCCCCGCACGTCACCTGGACCGCCGAACGCGACACCCACTCGCCCGTCGTCACGAAGGACGCCCCCGGCCCCTGAGGCGCGGGGCGCGCAGCCCGCGCTCGCCGTGCTCCACCGCGCACAGAGAGTTTCACCTCAGGCCGTTGCCGGCCGGAAAGCGGGGCACACGCACGCGTACGGGTGTCGGGCCCCAGGGCGCCCGTGGCACCGCGACCGGGAGGTGTGATGTCCACGCAGACCCACCGCCTGACCATCAGCCGGATAACCGACTGCGAGCACTGCGCGGTCCTGCGGATCAGCGGCGAACTCGACCAGAGCTGCGAGGAGTACTTCCTGGGCACCCTCGCCTCCATCGTCGACGCGGGGCGACGGCACGTGGTGCTCGATGTGACAGCTCTGGTCTTCTGCGACTCACGTGGGCTGAACTGTCTGCTCGCGATCAGATGGCTGCTGAAACGCCGGGACGGCAGGATCATCCTGGCGGGAGCGGGCCGCCGACTCTCGGAACTGCTCGCACTGACCGGCAGTACGGAGCTGTTGCCCGTGCGGCGCACGGTCGGGCTGGCCCTGCTGGAACTCCCCGAGGCCGAGCGCCCCGTCTGGCCCCCCGAGCCGGATCCCGACGACAAATGAGGTCGAGCGGGGACGAGGGAGGACGAGCGAGAGGGCGCGAAAAGCGCCGGCCCCGCCACTACGGGGGGAAGTGACGGGACCGGCTGAGGTACAACTTGCCACACCCGCGCGTGAAAATACGGTTCTTCGGGCGGCGGGCGAGGTAAAGAATGGTGATCGTGTCCTCACGAGCGGCACGAGGGCGGTCACCGTCCCCTCACCAGCCGGTCAGCAGCAGATGGTTGAGGAGCAGGGCGAGCACGGCCTGGGCGCCGAGCCAGGCGCGGGGGCGGCCGAGCAGCGCGCCTGCCGGGAGCAGCCACATCGCGAAGGGCAGCCAGATGCGTTCGGTCTCGGCCTTGCTCATCCCTGACAGGTCCGCGATCAGCAGGGCGAGCAGCCCGCACAGGACGAGCACGGCGAGCCGGGTCCTGGCGCCCGCCTCCGGCGACGCGGCGCCCGCCTCCGTTGCGCGCCGCGGCAGAAGCCCGTGGCGCCCCCGGACCAGCGCGACGGCCGCCCGCCGCAGACCCGCCGCCGTCGCGAGACCCGTGATGAGGACCGTGCACGCGAGGTTCGCCCACACCCAGTAGCCGTAGGGCCGGATACCGCCCGCGCCGTCGTAGTAGCGCGTGACCAGGACGTGGTACGCCTCCCACCAGTCGAACCCGGCGAGCGTAAACGCCGTGGGCACGACGGCGGCACCGGCGACGAGGAGGACGGCGAGGGTGACGGGACGGGGGATCACCCGGACCCTGCTCCACCCGAGGAACAGCACGCCCGCGCCGATCACCGTCATGAGGGTGAGCCCGTACGAGAGATAGCAGGTCAGGCCGAACAGGAGGCCGGAGGTGAAGGCGGCGGCGCCGGTCCGGGGGCCCTTCGGCCCGGTCACGGCGACTGCGAGCGCCGCGAGCGCCCAGGCGGCGACCGCGGCGAAGTACGCGTCGGCCGACGTGCCCATCCACACCGCCGCCGGGGCGAGCACCAGGAACGGTGCCGCGCGCCGCGCCGTCTCCTCGTCGGCGAGCCTGCGCACGGTCACCAGTACGGCGACGCAGGCGGTGGCGCCGACCGTGATGCACCAGGTCCCGGCCCAGCCGCCGCCGCCCAGCCCGATCCGGTCGAGCAGGACGAAGGTGAGGGAGGCGGCGGGCGGATGTCCCGCCACATGGGGCGGCCAGTGGTCCGGCGAGCCGAGCGGGATGTGGCGGGTGAAGTCCCGCAGGGTGGCCGGGATGTCGTGGAAGCGGTCGATGACCTGGAGGTACTCGTAGCGCGTGGTGAGCCGGACGGCGATGCCCCGGTGCCATCCGTCGATCAGGGCCAGCGACCAGATCCAGGCCATGGCGCCCGCCCAGGAGGCCCCCAGCAGCCCACGCCAGGGCAGGCGCGCCGCGAGGACGGGACCGTACGCCACGACACCGAGCGCGACCGCCACCGCGGCCGGCGTGCCCGGCCCGACATGCGGCTCCCAACGGGCCCACAGCGGAGGCCAGTCCGCGAACAGGGTGTGGTCGGTCTCCTCGATGTGGCGGCCGATCAGGACGGCGGCGACGACGAGGAGCACGGCGGCCGACGCCACGGCCAGGTCGAGCCGGGCCGGGGTGCGCCGCGAGTCCCGGAGAGAATCCCGGAGAGGGCTGCGGAGAAGGTCGCGGAGAGAGGTGTGGAGCGGGGAACGGATCACACGGGCACGCTAGGGCGGCGGAAGCCCTCCCGAGCCGCCCGCCCCGCGGACGTCAGCGTTTCGTCATGGTTCGCGGGCCCTCCCGGGGGCCCTTTCCTGCCTACGGTCGGGCCATGCGCGACCACTCCCCACGGCTTCCCACCTCACCCGGTTTCTGGCGCAGTCCGCTGCGCGGTCCCTGGTTCACCTCGGTACTCGGCCTCGTCCTGCTCGTCGGCATCACCGTGCTGTTCGTGACGGGCCTGCTGTCGTACGCCGCCTACAACCCCGGCCTGTCACCCGTGAACGACAAGACCCCTGACAAGGGGATCCTCGGCTTCTACCTCTTCGCGTGGCCCACCGACCCGCACTGGCTCTACCGCCTCACCCAGGGCGTCCACGTCACGCTCGGCGTCACCCTGATCCCCGTCCTGCTCGCCAAACTGTGGTCGGTGGTGCCGAAGCTGTTCGCGCTGCCGCCCGCCCGTTCGCTCGCGCACGCGCTGGAGCGGATCTCACTGCTGCTGCTGGTCGGGGGCGCGCTGTTCGAGTTCGTGACCGGCGTGCTCAACGTCCAGCTCGACTACCTCTTCCCGGGGTCCTTCTACCCGCTCCACTTCTACGGCGCGTGGGTCTTCTTCGCCGCGTTCCTCGCCCACGCCGTACTGAAGGCACCGGCCGCCGTACGGAACGTACGCCGTATGCGGGAAGGGCGGGAGGCGCCGACGGGGGAGGGGCTGACCGCTCCCCGGCCCGATTCCGCGACCGTCTCCCGGCGTGGGGCGCTGTGGTTCGTCGGGGGCGGGTCCCTGCTGTTGTTCGGGACGACGGCGGGGCGCAGTTTCGACGGGCCGCTGCGGCACACGGCGCTCCTCGCACCGCACGGCGGAGCCGACCCGGGCAGCGGGCCGAACGGCTTCCAGATCAACAAGACGGCCGCCTACGCGGGCATCGACAGGACGGAGACGGGCGAGGACGCGTGGCGGCTCGTCGTCACGGGGCGCACGGGCACGGTCCGGCTGAGCCGCGCCGAACTGCTCGAACTGCCGCAGCACAGTGCGGCGTTGCCCATCGCCTGCGTCGAGGGGTGGTCGACCTCGGACCAGTGGTGGCGCGGGGTACGGCTGCGCGACCTCGCGGCACTCGTCGGCCACGACGGCGATCCGCCGGACGTCCTCGTCGAGTCCCTTCAGCGGCACGGCGCCTTCCGCCACGCCGCCCTGCGCGCCAACCAGGTGGCGGACCCGCGCTCCCTCCTCGCCCTGCGGGTCAACGGCGAGGACCTGAGCCCGGACCACGGCTACCCGGCCCGGATCATCGTGCCCGCGGCGCCGGGTGTGCTCAACACCAAATGGGTGGCCCGCCTGACGTTCGGAGACCTGTGATGAGGAAGATCCGCGGAGTTCCCGCACGTGCCGGCAGTCCTCTGCAACTCCTGCTGCTCGCCTGCTCGTTCGCCCTCGCGGGCTATGCGGGCGTACGGCTGCTCGACGACGACTGGCTCGGGGTGGCCCTGTGGTTCGTGGGGGCGGCCCTGCTGCACGACCTGGTGCTGCTGCCGCTGTACGCGGTGCTGGACCGAGGGGTCGTCCGCGCGTTCGACGCGGCGGGCCACCGGGAGCGGACGATGTACGTCCGTGTCCCGGCGGCCCTGTCCGCGCTGCTCCTGCTGGTCTGGTTCCCGCTGATCGGCGGTCAGGTGGACCGGCGGTACCGGATGGCGACCGGGCTGCCGGCGGACGGCTTCCTCGGCCGCTGGCTGCTGATCACGGCGGTCCTCTTCGCCGGGTCGGCGCTGTTGTTCCTGTTGCGGCTGAGGCCGCGGCCGACGTCCCGGCTGCGCAGGGCGACGAAGGACCGTCCGCCGGCCGTCCACTGAGCGGCGACGGTCCAGCCGGCCCGCGTCGCGTACCGCATCAGGGCACGCGTCCCGATCCGGGCCCACGGGAACGCCGCGGACGCCCCCGCGACGGCGCCGGAAACACCGTCCTCGCGCGGACCGGCGTGACGCGGGTCCGGCTCGTGCGGGTCCGGCTCGTGCGGGTCCAGGGCGTACGGGTCTGGCCCGTACGCCCCCGGACCGCGCGTCCCCGAACCGCGCATCCCCAGACCGTGCGTGTCCGTGCCGTACGTCCCTGTGCCGTGCGGGTCTGTGCCGTACGGGGCCTGGCCGTGCGGGTCCGTGGCATACGTGTCCGGGGCGTATGCGTCCGGGCCGCGTGCGTCCGTGATGTGGACGTGGACGCGTTCGTCCACGTCCACCGGGACGGTTTCGGCGATCAGCAGCCCCGCCGGGACCAGCAGGTCGGTCAGCCTCGCGAGGAGGGCCGGCGGATCGCCGCCGATACCGATGTTGCCGTCGACAAGGAGCGCGGTGTCCCACCGGCCCTCGGCGGGAAGCGGCTCGAAGACCGAGCGGCGCAGGGCGGGCCCGCCGAGCCGCTCGGTCCGGCTGACGGCCGCCGCGCTGACGTCGATGCCGAGGACACGCCGTCCCCGCCCGGCGAGTTCCGCGACGAGCCGCCCCGGCCCGCAGCCGATGTCGAGCACGGAACCCTCGCACCGGTCCAGGATCTCCAGGTCCACCGCGTCGGCGCGCGCACACCAGCGTTCCACTTCCAACGGCAGCAGCCAGCCGTCGGACCGCCGCAGGAAAAGGGGGCCGTGGCCGGTGCGCAGCGCCCGGGTGTACGGGTCGGCGCCGGCCCACGCGGACTGGGCCTGCGGCGGGACGAGGTCGCTCACGGGGGAGTCGTTCATGGGTCGGTTCATCGTCCGGTGACCGCCGTGAGTCCGGCGAGACGGGCGGCGAAGCGGCCCCGGGGCGCGAGCGCGGCGACCGCCTCGGCGTCGGCGGCCGTGTCGACGTCCCGCAGCGGCGGCAGATCGCGCACGCGCAGCCCGGCTTCGATGAGCCGCTCCCGCTGCGCGGCCCCGGTGGTGGGCGTCGACATCGGCACCCCGCGCAGCAGCCGCGGATCGGGCTCGGCCAGGCCCAGCGCCCAGAAACCGCCGTCCTCGGCCGGCCCGAAAACGGCGTCGCACTGCGTGAGGTCCACGCTGAGCAGGGCCGGAGTGACCTGGGGCGTGTCCATCCCGATGAGCAGGGCCGGTCCGTCACAGCAGGCGAAGGCCGCGGCCAGCCGCTCGTCGAGACCTCCGCCGCACTGCGGTACGACGTCGAAGCCGGGCGGCAGCCATGGGCCGGGCGTCCCTTGCAGGACGAGCACCCGGCGGGTGGCGGGGGTGGCGGCCACGGCGCTCAGGGTGTCGGCGAGGGCCGCCTCGGCGAGGGCGGCGGCCTCCGCCGGGGTGAACGGCGGAGTGAGCCGGGTCTTGACCCGCCCCGGCAACGGCTCCTTGGCGATGACGAGCAGGGTGGTCATCGGTGGGTGCCTCCTTGGGCGGTCGGGGCCGGCTCCTGGCCCTGGGTGCGGGCCGTGCCCGAGGCGGGGGACGCGGGTTCGGCCAGTACGCGGCTCATGTCCCGGACGGCCCGCCAGGTGCCGAGCCAGGTGCCGGTGACCTTGGAGGAGCCCGTACGGGGCAGGTAGGGAACGTCGTGCTCGTCGATCCGCCAGCCCGCGTCGGCGGCGCGCACGACCATCTGCAGCGGATAGCCGCTGCGCCGGTCGGTGAGCCCGAGGGCCAGCAGCGGCTCGCGCCGGGCGGCGCGCAGCGGTCCGAGGTCGTGCAGCCGCAGCCCGGTGCGGCGGCGCAGCAGCCGGGCGAGCGCGAGATTGCCGGCCCGGGCGTGGGCGGGCCAGGCGGACCGGCCCTGCGGGCGGCGTCTGCCCAGCACCAAGTCGGCCTGCCTTTCCCGTACTTGCCGTACGAAGGGAACGAGGAGCGAGGGGTCGAGCGAGGCGTCGCAGTCGCAGAAGCAGACGATGTCGGCGGTGGCGGCGGTGAGCCCCGCGTGGCAGGCGGCCCCGAAGCCGCGGCGCGGTTCGTGGACGACGTGCGCGCCCAGAGCGAGGGCGATCTCGGCCGAGCCGTCGGTGGAGCCGTTGTCCACGACGACGGCCCGCCAGCCGGGCGGGATCCGGCCGAGGACCCAGGGCAGGGCCTCGGCCTCGTTGAGGCAGGGGAGGACCACGTCGACAGGAGGTGAGGCAGGAGGGGTTGTCACGCCCTTCACCCTACGAACGCGAAACGCGCATTCAGGACATCGGCTCCTTACGAAACAGGGACGTCGGGGCCGACCGGCGGCACGGCGCACGACGCGGTGCGAGGCTGGGCGCATGCACCAGCCGCACGAACCGACCCCGGCTCCTCGCGCCGACCCGCAGGCGGCCCCTCAGGCCGACCCTCGGATCGCCTCGCAGACCGCCCCGCCCGCCGCGTCCCGTTCCGCCGGGGGCGCCCGGATCCTGGTGGTCGACGACGACCCCACCGTGGCCGAGGTCGTCTCCGGATACCTCGACCGCGCCGGCTACGGCGTCGACCGGGCCGGAGACGGCCCCGAGGCGCTCGCGCGCGCCGCCGCGCACTGGCCCGACCTCGTGGTCCTCGACCTGATGCTGCCCGGCATGGACGGCCTGGAGGTGTGCCGGCGGCTGCGCGAGCGCGGACCGGTGCCCGTCATCATGCTCACCGCCCGGGGCGACGAGGACGACCGCGTCATGGGCCTCGAAGTGGGCGCGGACGACTACGTCACCAAGCCGTTCAGCCCGCGCGAACTGGTGCTGCGGGTGGAGTCGGTACTGCGCCGCACCCGGCCCGCCGTCGCCGCACGGCCGCTGAGCGCGGCCGGCCTCACCGTCGATCCCGCCGCGCGCCGCGCCTCCAAGCAGGGCACGGAACTCGCCCTCACCCTGCGGGAGTTCGACCTGCTGTCCTTCCTCCTGCGGCATCCGGGCCGCGCGTTCGCCCGGGAGGATCTGATGCGCGAGGTGTGGGGGTGGGACTTCGGTGACCTGTCGACCGTGACCGTCCACGTCCGGCGGCTGCGCGGCAAGGTCGAGGACGATCCGGCGCGGCCCCGGCTGATCCAGACGGTATGGGGCGTCGGCTACCGCTTCGACCCCACCGGCGACGACGCCCACCTCACCGGGAACACCCCCGGGCCCACTGCCGGGAACACCCCGGCCCCAGCACCCGCCCCCGCCTCCGACACCGCCGGCCAGGAAGAAACCGACCATGCTTAGCACCCTGCTCATCGCCCTGTACGCCTTCGCGGGCGCCGCGGTCGCGGGACTGGCCGGAGCGGCGGCCCTGCGGCTGATCCGGCACCGTTCGCTCACGCAGTCCCTCGCCGTGGTGGTCGCCGTGGCGGTGACCGCGATGCTGGCCGGGACGCTGGCCGTGGCGCAGGCGATGTTCCTGTCCCCGCACGACCTGAGCGTCGTCACCACGGTCGTCGCGATGGCGGCCGTCGTCTCCATGGTCACCGCGCTGCTGCTCGGCCGGTGGGTCGTCGCCCGCAGCCGCGAACTCGCCGTCGCCGCCCGGTCCTTCGGTGACGGCGGTGACTTCACCGCCCCCGGCACCCCGGCGACCGCCGAACTCGCCGAGCTCAGCCGCGAACTGGCCGCCACCAGCGCCAGACTCGCCGACTCCCGGATGCGCGAGCGCGCCCTGGAGTCCTCCCGCCGCGAACTCGTCGCCTGGATCTCGCACGACCTGCGCACCCCGCTCGCCGGGCTGCGCGCGATGTCGGAGGCGCTGGAGGACGGCGTGGCCGCCGACCCCCAGCGCTATCTGCGCCAGATCCGTACCGAGGTCGACCACCTCAACGACATGGTCGGCGACCTCTTCGAACTCTCCCGCATCCACGCCGGAACACTCGCGCTGTCCCTGTCCCGCATGTCGCTGTACGACCTGGTCAGCGACGCCCTCGCCGGCGCGGACCCGCTCGCCCGCCGGCACGGGGTGCGGCTGGTGGGCGACCTCGTCGAAGCGGTGCCGGTCGAGGTGGACGGCAAGGAGATGAGCCGGGTCCTCGGCAACCTCCTGGTCAACGCGATCCGGCGCACCCCGGCCGACGGCACGGTCGCGGTGGCCGCCGCCCGCTCGGCCGACGGTGTCGTCCTGTCCGTCACCGACGGCTGCGGCGGCATCCCCGAACAGGACCTCCCGCGGGTCTTCGACACGGGCTGGCGGGGCACCGACGCCCGTACGCCCCCGGCCGGCGCCGGCCTCGGACTCGCCATCGTGCAGGGCATCGTCGAGGCCCACCAGGGCCGCGCCACCGTACGCAACATCTCCGGCGGCTGCCGTTTCGAAGTGACCCTGCCCGCGGCGGCCGGCACCTGAGAGCCTGTGTATACCCCGGTCGGATCAGCGTGCGTGCCAGACGCCGCGCGCCCGGCCGGGGATATGCCGCAGGCTCTGAGCTTGTCTTTTAACCTGCTGCGTGCAGTGGTCCGAGGCCAGAGTGTCAGTGCCGGGTGATACCTGTAGGGCGTGGAAGATGCGATTTCGGGTGCGATAGCCGTCCTGCGTGAAGCTTTTCCGGCAGAGGTCCGTCACCGCCCTTTGGACAGGGACGAGCTTCGGGCGTGGGAGCGAAGGCACGGGGTGGTGTTGCCGGAGCCGTATCGCACTTTCGTGACCGAGATCGCGAACGGTACCGACGATGGTCCGCCTGACGAAGGTGGTCTGCTGCCCCTGGGAGAGAAACCGGACAGCTGGGCCGTCTGGGAAGCGGACTGCTGGATGAGCCCGGAGCCGTTCGATGGCGCCGCCGTACGCGTGCCCGGCCAGCCCTTCCCTCTTGAGGAGGAGTGGCAGTGGGAGTACGACTACTACGACCACACCCGCCACTCGTCTCTGCTGCACCAG
This sequence is a window from Streptomyces ortus. Protein-coding genes within it:
- a CDS encoding helix-turn-helix domain-containing protein codes for the protein MNEHGHLAEFLQARRSRLRPEDVGLRTYGERRRVPGLRREELAMLAGISAPYYTRLEQGQSRNASREVLDAVANALRLDDSERAHLHTLAGAPRRRGPGARPRPERVTPATSALLASLDGTPALVLGRRSDVLAWNRPGHGLFAGHLDPDSPNDPGGASGPPGSGGPGRRPNMARLVFLDAHTRDLYADWPAKARAVVGNLRLTAGRYPDDPLLAALIGELTMRSREFATLWADHRVLACDVAAYEMRHPLVGTVTVTQQTLQSPQGDGPALVVATADPGSPSAAALALLAHATAPRETDRPHRGAATRPA
- a CDS encoding SMP-30/gluconolactonase/LRE family protein, encoding MAAVAVAAATLASALPADATPTRTAREPLTDIRLAAHFDVSAGQLPENIALLPDGTAAVTFAASRQVAEVSPRGTTRVLATLPAPADGGTGTPALGFPLATGIARTPDGTLYVLYATGTADLTGLWRLRPGQSPQRIAALPADGLPNGLALDERGKHLYITDSVLGTVWTVPVTGGTPTAWSTAPELASTGFLGANGAKVHGGALWVTNLDRGTLLRIPIRPGNRAGAPQVKASDPDLVGIDDFAFTGHGDDVLATLNTTNRVVRIRPDGATATVLDTADGLQNPSSVALRGKEVYVISAAYATATDPNLLRARLRGHR
- a CDS encoding DUF5990 family protein, with the translated sequence MRIHIEAVDLPGRTHPVPTSRNGPLEIRDLYVAVQRRDRPGELLDPHPGDAPSATWTLECTATATATGTEVRGPYVQDRMGRRFVYLSWGTVDEAGVFSMFRRAKLMLDMVPADVLAEAARAGVLVARLGLTDPQGGPLCARVVPPHVTWTAERDTHSPVVTKDAPGP
- a CDS encoding STAS domain-containing protein, whose translation is MSTQTHRLTISRITDCEHCAVLRISGELDQSCEEYFLGTLASIVDAGRRHVVLDVTALVFCDSRGLNCLLAIRWLLKRRDGRIILAGAGRRLSELLALTGSTELLPVRRTVGLALLELPEAERPVWPPEPDPDDK
- a CDS encoding molybdopterin-dependent oxidoreductase; translated protein: MRDHSPRLPTSPGFWRSPLRGPWFTSVLGLVLLVGITVLFVTGLLSYAAYNPGLSPVNDKTPDKGILGFYLFAWPTDPHWLYRLTQGVHVTLGVTLIPVLLAKLWSVVPKLFALPPARSLAHALERISLLLLVGGALFEFVTGVLNVQLDYLFPGSFYPLHFYGAWVFFAAFLAHAVLKAPAAVRNVRRMREGREAPTGEGLTAPRPDSATVSRRGALWFVGGGSLLLFGTTAGRSFDGPLRHTALLAPHGGADPGSGPNGFQINKTAAYAGIDRTETGEDAWRLVVTGRTGTVRLSRAELLELPQHSAALPIACVEGWSTSDQWWRGVRLRDLAALVGHDGDPPDVLVESLQRHGAFRHAALRANQVADPRSLLALRVNGEDLSPDHGYPARIIVPAAPGVLNTKWVARLTFGDL
- a CDS encoding TIGR04282 family arsenosugar biosynthesis glycosyltransferase, coding for MTTLLVIAKEPLPGRVKTRLTPPFTPAEAAALAEAALADTLSAVAATPATRRVLVLQGTPGPWLPPGFDVVPQCGGGLDERLAAAFACCDGPALLIGMDTPQVTPALLSVDLTQCDAVFGPAEDGGFWALGLAEPDPRLLRGVPMSTPTTGAAQRERLIEAGLRVRDLPPLRDVDTAADAEAVAALAPRGRFAARLAGLTAVTGR
- a CDS encoding glycosyltransferase family 2 protein, translated to MKGVTTPPASPPVDVVLPCLNEAEALPWVLGRIPPGWRAVVVDNGSTDGSAEIALALGAHVVHEPRRGFGAACHAGLTAATADIVCFCDCDASLDPSLLVPFVRQVRERQADLVLGRRRPQGRSAWPAHARAGNLALARLLRRRTGLRLHDLGPLRAARREPLLALGLTDRRSGYPLQMVVRAADAGWRIDEHDVPYLPRTGSSKVTGTWLGTWRAVRDMSRVLAEPASPASGTARTQGQEPAPTAQGGTHR
- a CDS encoding response regulator transcription factor; translated protein: MHQPHEPTPAPRADPQAAPQADPRIASQTAPPAASRSAGGARILVVDDDPTVAEVVSGYLDRAGYGVDRAGDGPEALARAAAHWPDLVVLDLMLPGMDGLEVCRRLRERGPVPVIMLTARGDEDDRVMGLEVGADDYVTKPFSPRELVLRVESVLRRTRPAVAARPLSAAGLTVDPAARRASKQGTELALTLREFDLLSFLLRHPGRAFAREDLMREVWGWDFGDLSTVTVHVRRLRGKVEDDPARPRLIQTVWGVGYRFDPTGDDAHLTGNTPGPTAGNTPAPAPAPASDTAGQEETDHA
- a CDS encoding sensor histidine kinase; the protein is MLSTLLIALYAFAGAAVAGLAGAAALRLIRHRSLTQSLAVVVAVAVTAMLAGTLAVAQAMFLSPHDLSVVTTVVAMAAVVSMVTALLLGRWVVARSRELAVAARSFGDGGDFTAPGTPATAELAELSRELAATSARLADSRMRERALESSRRELVAWISHDLRTPLAGLRAMSEALEDGVAADPQRYLRQIRTEVDHLNDMVGDLFELSRIHAGTLALSLSRMSLYDLVSDALAGADPLARRHGVRLVGDLVEAVPVEVDGKEMSRVLGNLLVNAIRRTPADGTVAVAAARSADGVVLSVTDGCGGIPEQDLPRVFDTGWRGTDARTPPAGAGLGLAIVQGIVEAHQGRATVRNISGGCRFEVTLPAAAGT
- a CDS encoding SMI1/KNR4 family protein, whose protein sequence is MEDAISGAIAVLREAFPAEVRHRPLDRDELRAWERRHGVVLPEPYRTFVTEIANGTDDGPPDEGGLLPLGEKPDSWAVWEADCWMSPEPFDGAAVRVPGQPFPLEEEWQWEYDYYDHTRHSSLLHQTYQHGSVLLGSDRPGEYWTLVVTGPQRGRVWWLRDGCAAPYSDRPSDQPGGDFLHWVRDWHVGQGWWRAE